One Arthrobacter sp. StoSoilB19 DNA window includes the following coding sequences:
- a CDS encoding GatB/YqeY domain-containing protein, with protein MSLKEKLKGDVIVHMKAGNKLGLTTVRNVLGEIETREKSGKTPVELDDLQVTALLQKEAAKRRDTAATYSAAGHDDRAQAEIAEAEVIEAYLPKALTRQEAEAIVDGVIAGLKADGTELTMRSMGTVMKSVTPKIGGRFDGKAISEIVKARLA; from the coding sequence ATGTCACTGAAGGAAAAACTGAAGGGCGATGTCATCGTCCACATGAAGGCCGGCAACAAGCTGGGCCTGACCACTGTGCGCAACGTCCTGGGCGAAATCGAAACGCGGGAGAAGTCCGGCAAAACGCCGGTCGAGCTCGACGACCTGCAGGTCACGGCGCTGCTGCAAAAGGAAGCGGCCAAGCGCCGGGACACCGCCGCCACGTATTCGGCGGCCGGTCACGATGACCGGGCGCAGGCAGAGATCGCCGAGGCTGAGGTCATTGAGGCCTACCTGCCCAAGGCGCTGACCCGCCAGGAAGCCGAAGCCATAGTGGACGGGGTTATCGCCGGCCTGAAGGCGGACGGAACCGAACTGACGATGCGCTCCATGGGCACAGTGATGAAATCAGTAACCCCCAAAATCGGCGGCCGCTTCGACGGCAAGGCCATCAGCGAGATCGTGAAGGCCCGTTTGGCGTGA
- a CDS encoding M20/M25/M40 family metallo-hydrolase, producing the protein MPDVLPEDEVVRICQELIRIDTSNYGDGSGPGERAAAEYAAGLIEEVGLEAEIFESAPGRANVVTRMAGEDPSASALVVHGHLDVVPALRDQWSVDPFGAELKDGLIWGRGAVDMKDMDAMILSVLRGFAREGRKPKRDIIFAFFADEEAGGVYGARYAVDNRPELFEGATEAISEVGGFSATIGGQRTYLLQTAEKGISWLRLVAHGRAGHGSQINTDNAVTRLAAAVTRIGEYKWPIELTPTTRQFLDGVTELTGVEFDADNPELLLNQLGTVARFVGATLQNTTNPTLLKGGYKHNVIPESAEALVDCRTLPGQEQQVLEIVRELAGSGVDVSYVHNDVSLEVPFAGNLVDSMIDALHKEDRGAKVLPYTLSGGTDNKSLSRLGITGYGFAPLMLPEELDFTGMFHGVDERVPADSLKFGARVLNTLLTNY; encoded by the coding sequence ATGCCTGACGTCCTGCCCGAGGATGAAGTTGTCCGGATCTGCCAGGAACTCATCCGGATCGACACCTCCAACTACGGCGACGGGTCAGGACCTGGGGAGCGGGCGGCAGCAGAGTATGCGGCAGGCCTTATCGAGGAAGTGGGCCTGGAGGCGGAGATCTTCGAATCCGCCCCCGGCCGCGCCAACGTCGTGACCAGGATGGCAGGGGAGGACCCTTCCGCCAGCGCACTGGTGGTCCACGGCCACCTGGACGTGGTCCCCGCCCTGCGTGACCAGTGGTCTGTGGACCCGTTCGGCGCGGAACTGAAGGATGGCCTGATCTGGGGCCGCGGCGCCGTCGACATGAAGGACATGGACGCCATGATTCTTTCTGTGCTGCGGGGTTTCGCCCGGGAGGGCAGGAAACCCAAACGGGACATCATCTTCGCGTTCTTCGCTGACGAGGAAGCCGGCGGCGTCTATGGCGCACGTTATGCCGTGGACAACCGCCCGGAACTTTTCGAGGGCGCCACGGAGGCCATTTCGGAGGTGGGTGGCTTCTCGGCAACAATCGGCGGCCAGCGGACCTACTTGCTGCAGACGGCGGAGAAGGGCATCTCGTGGCTGCGGCTGGTGGCCCACGGCCGGGCCGGCCACGGCTCCCAGATCAACACGGACAACGCTGTCACGCGCCTCGCCGCCGCCGTAACCCGCATCGGCGAATACAAGTGGCCCATTGAACTCACGCCCACCACCCGCCAGTTCCTTGATGGAGTGACCGAACTCACCGGCGTGGAGTTCGACGCCGACAACCCGGAGCTTTTGCTCAACCAGCTTGGCACCGTGGCCCGGTTCGTCGGCGCCACCTTGCAGAACACCACCAACCCCACGCTCCTCAAGGGTGGTTACAAGCACAACGTCATCCCCGAGTCTGCCGAGGCCCTGGTTGACTGCCGTACGCTGCCGGGCCAGGAGCAGCAGGTCCTTGAGATCGTGCGCGAGCTTGCCGGCAGTGGAGTGGACGTCAGCTACGTCCACAACGACGTCTCGCTGGAGGTCCCGTTCGCCGGCAACCTGGTGGACTCGATGATTGATGCCCTCCACAAGGAGGACCGCGGTGCAAAAGTGCTGCCCTACACACTGTCCGGCGGCACGGACAACAAGTCGCTCAGCCGGCTGGGCATTACCGGCTACGGCTTCGCTCCCCTGATGCTCCCCGAGGAGCTGGACTTCACCGGCATGTTCCATGGCGTGGACGAACGTGTGCCGGCGGACTCCCTCAAGTTCGGTGCCCGGGTGCTGAACACCCTGCTCACCAACTACTGA
- a CDS encoding acyl-CoA dehydrogenase family protein — MTPADLLPDGLLERIRGRAAGYDRDNAFFHEDLRELAAAGYLKLFVPVPDGGAGLGLEAAAQCQRRLATAAPATALAVNMHLVWTGVAHVLAARGDHSLAFVLEEAAQGEVFAFGNSEAGNDSVLFDSRTAATPYPDGSYSFTGTKIFTSLSPAWTRLGIFGKDAAARDGAGELVHGFINRETAGYWIMDDWDTLGMRASQSATTVLDGATVPPDRIFRKLPVGPNADPLVFAIFACFESLLAAVYTGLGERALHVGVETVKRRTSFKNGGRSYAQDPDIRWKVAEAAMAMDNLYPQLRAVTADVDALADHGNQWFPKLVGLKVNATETARRVVDLAIRVSGGSSYFRGSELERLYRDVLAGMFHPSDDESAHNTVANAWLGPLED, encoded by the coding sequence GTGACTCCAGCGGACCTGCTGCCGGACGGGCTCCTGGAACGCATCCGCGGCCGCGCCGCAGGATACGACCGGGACAACGCCTTCTTCCACGAGGACCTGCGGGAGCTTGCGGCTGCAGGGTACCTGAAGCTTTTCGTTCCAGTACCCGACGGCGGCGCGGGGCTTGGGCTCGAGGCGGCAGCGCAGTGCCAGCGCAGGCTGGCAACGGCGGCCCCTGCCACCGCGCTTGCCGTCAATATGCACCTGGTGTGGACCGGCGTCGCGCACGTCCTCGCAGCCCGCGGCGACCACTCCCTGGCCTTCGTGCTCGAGGAAGCGGCGCAGGGCGAGGTCTTCGCGTTCGGCAATTCGGAGGCCGGCAACGACTCAGTCCTCTTCGACTCACGGACCGCGGCCACACCTTATCCGGACGGAAGCTACTCGTTCACCGGGACCAAGATCTTCACCAGCCTCTCGCCGGCGTGGACCCGGCTGGGGATTTTCGGAAAGGACGCCGCAGCCCGGGACGGTGCCGGGGAACTCGTCCACGGGTTCATCAACCGTGAAACGGCCGGCTACTGGATCATGGACGACTGGGACACCCTGGGCATGCGCGCAAGCCAGTCCGCCACCACTGTCCTTGATGGTGCGACCGTTCCGCCGGACCGGATCTTCCGCAAGCTGCCCGTGGGTCCCAACGCCGACCCGCTGGTATTCGCGATTTTCGCGTGCTTCGAAAGCCTCCTGGCCGCCGTCTACACTGGATTGGGCGAACGGGCGCTGCACGTGGGTGTAGAAACTGTAAAGCGCCGCACGTCTTTCAAGAACGGCGGACGCAGCTACGCGCAGGACCCTGACATCCGCTGGAAAGTTGCTGAGGCAGCCATGGCCATGGACAACCTCTACCCACAGCTCAGGGCTGTCACCGCCGACGTCGATGCCCTGGCCGACCACGGGAACCAGTGGTTCCCCAAACTGGTGGGTCTGAAAGTGAATGCCACCGAAACGGCGCGGCGCGTTGTGGACCTGGCCATCCGCGTCAGCGGGGGATCGAGCTACTTCAGGGGTTCGGAACTGGAACGGCTCTACCGCGACGTGCTTGCCGGCATGTTCCACCCCTCCGACGACGAGTCTGCCCACAACACGGTGGCCAACGCCTGGCTGGGCCCGCTGGAGGACTAA
- a CDS encoding DUF5703 family protein: MKEQFLTSSVQRERDYLRQYEYLVLTVSPDDSLPEARRRLVEHSEYGKWELERSKLYVGGGRRFWLRRRVMQVQRTV, encoded by the coding sequence ATGAAGGAACAATTTCTCACCAGCTCGGTCCAGCGGGAACGGGATTATTTGCGGCAGTACGAGTACCTCGTGCTGACCGTCAGCCCTGATGATTCCCTGCCGGAGGCACGCCGCCGCCTGGTGGAACACTCCGAATACGGCAAGTGGGAACTGGAACGCAGCAAGCTGTACGTGGGCGGCGGCAGGCGCTTTTGGCTGCGGCGCCGGGTGATGCAGGTCCAGCGGACCGTTTAG
- a CDS encoding aldo/keto reductase codes for MQQRYVGNSGLRVSALSLGTRSWGGETDEQDASELLRTFLDAGGRHVDTSASYAGGGSEAILGSLLGDVVSRTEISISTKAGMTTPDGRRAVDTSRNAMLTGLDASLARLGTEYVDLWFAEAWDGNVPLDETLAALEFAVRTGRARYAGISNFRGWQAAKAAATSSVPLVAVQAEYSFLQRTAEAELIPAAEDAGLGLMAWAPLGRGVLTGKYRGGIPAGSRGASASESAYVEPYLEEKPSRIVDAVCMAANGLGRTPQDVSLSWLLSQQGVATAIVGARTPVQLKELLDVQPAPLPPQIARALEDVSAAF; via the coding sequence ATGCAGCAGCGTTACGTCGGCAACAGTGGATTGCGAGTTTCCGCCCTCTCCCTGGGCACCCGGTCCTGGGGTGGGGAAACTGACGAACAGGACGCGTCCGAGTTGCTGCGTACCTTCCTTGATGCGGGCGGCCGGCACGTGGACACATCGGCGTCGTATGCGGGCGGGGGCTCGGAGGCCATCCTTGGCTCACTCCTGGGTGATGTGGTGTCCCGCACCGAAATTTCCATCTCCACCAAGGCAGGGATGACGACGCCGGACGGGCGCCGCGCGGTGGACACGTCACGCAATGCGATGCTCACCGGACTTGATGCGAGCCTGGCCAGGTTGGGCACGGAATATGTGGACCTCTGGTTTGCTGAGGCCTGGGACGGCAACGTTCCCCTCGATGAAACGCTGGCTGCGCTGGAATTTGCGGTACGCACCGGCCGGGCGCGGTACGCCGGAATTTCGAACTTCAGGGGCTGGCAGGCTGCGAAGGCCGCAGCCACCAGCAGTGTGCCCCTGGTTGCCGTCCAGGCGGAATATTCATTCCTTCAGCGGACGGCGGAGGCGGAACTGATCCCTGCCGCGGAGGATGCCGGGCTTGGGCTGATGGCGTGGGCTCCGCTGGGCCGCGGCGTCCTCACCGGGAAGTATCGCGGCGGCATCCCCGCCGGGTCACGCGGGGCGTCGGCCAGCGAATCGGCCTACGTGGAGCCTTACCTGGAGGAGAAGCCGTCGCGCATCGTGGATGCGGTATGCATGGCGGCCAACGGCCTGGGCCGGACTCCCCAGGACGTCTCACTGTCATGGCTGCTGTCACAGCAGGGAGTTGCCACCGCCATTGTCGGCGCCCGCACGCCGGTGCAGTTGAAGGAACTCCTGGACGTCCAGCCCGCACCGCTGCCACCGCAGATTGCGCGGGCTTTGGAGGATGTCTCCGCCGCCTTCTGA
- a CDS encoding undecaprenyl-diphosphate phosphatase: protein MNWFEAALLGLVQGLTEFLPISSSAHLRIVGEFLPNAEDPGAAFTAITQLGTETAVLIFFWRDIVRIVKAWAGSLTGKVPRQDPDVRMGWLVILGSLPIIVLGLLFQDQIESVLRSMWIVATMLIVFGLFLAVADAVGAQKRDLAHLTYKHGILYGLAQALALIPGVSRSGGTITAGLLMGYTREAAARYSFLLAIPAVFGSGLYQLYKVVTKEGISGPFGLPETALATVIALVVGYVIIGWFLKFVSTRSYRLFVWYRIFLGLALYLLLGFGVISA, encoded by the coding sequence GTGAACTGGTTTGAAGCGGCCCTGCTGGGCCTTGTGCAGGGACTGACCGAATTTCTACCTATTTCATCGAGCGCACACCTGCGGATCGTGGGGGAGTTCCTTCCCAACGCGGAGGACCCGGGGGCGGCCTTTACGGCCATCACCCAGCTCGGCACGGAGACCGCCGTGCTGATCTTCTTCTGGCGCGACATCGTCCGGATCGTCAAAGCCTGGGCCGGGTCCCTCACCGGCAAGGTGCCGCGGCAGGATCCCGACGTCCGCATGGGCTGGCTGGTGATCCTGGGCAGCCTGCCCATCATCGTGCTGGGCCTGCTCTTCCAGGACCAGATCGAATCGGTACTGCGCAGCATGTGGATCGTGGCCACCATGCTGATCGTCTTCGGGCTCTTCCTCGCCGTGGCAGACGCCGTGGGGGCCCAGAAACGGGACCTGGCGCACCTGACCTACAAGCACGGCATCCTCTATGGGCTGGCCCAGGCCCTGGCACTGATTCCCGGCGTCTCCCGCTCCGGAGGCACCATTACCGCGGGCCTGCTGATGGGCTACACGCGCGAAGCCGCCGCACGGTACTCCTTCCTGCTCGCCATCCCCGCGGTCTTCGGCAGCGGGTTGTACCAGCTCTACAAGGTGGTGACCAAGGAAGGCATCTCCGGCCCGTTCGGCCTGCCGGAAACTGCCCTTGCCACCGTGATCGCCCTGGTGGTGGGCTATGTCATCATCGGCTGGTTCCTGAAGTTCGTATCCACGCGCAGCTACCGGCTCTTTGTCTGGTACCGGATCTTCCTGGGGCTGGCCCTGTACCTCCTGCTCGGTTTCGGCGTCATCAGCGCCTAG
- the mshC gene encoding cysteine--1-D-myo-inosityl 2-amino-2-deoxy-alpha-D-glucopyranoside ligase, whose protein sequence is MKSWTSRPVPALPGNMPVIRLFDTAAGREVALEPEARPSMYVCGITPYDATHMGHAASYVAFDLLNRAWRDAGSEVSYVQNVTDVDDPLLERATATGVDWQDLAAEQVELFQTDMEALNVLAPDHYVGAVESIGLIVPEVERLVSLGLAYQVPGSNGEPDGDVYYDVEAAGKQSTAPDAWSLGCISHLGESTMLELFAERGGDPGRAGKRQALDPLLWRVERPGEPSWPGGSLGAGRPGWHIECTVIAQKYLPSPFTVQGGGSDLIFPHHEMGAGHAYSLAGVPLARHYAHAGMVGLDGEKMSKSKGNLVLVSRLRAAGEDPAAIRLAILAHHYRSDWSWTNEGFTAAKADLAAWRKALDHAPEGSGRELLADMRAALAADLNAPAAVAAVSRWARSANDGGAAASPADSSLVRDAVDALLGIRL, encoded by the coding sequence GTGAAATCCTGGACTTCCCGCCCCGTTCCTGCCCTGCCCGGAAACATGCCCGTCATCCGGCTGTTCGATACCGCGGCAGGCCGCGAAGTGGCGCTGGAACCGGAAGCACGGCCGTCCATGTACGTCTGCGGCATCACTCCCTACGACGCAACCCACATGGGCCACGCCGCCAGTTATGTGGCCTTTGACCTGCTGAACCGCGCGTGGCGGGACGCCGGCAGCGAGGTCTCCTATGTGCAGAACGTCACGGACGTGGATGATCCCCTGCTGGAACGCGCCACTGCCACCGGAGTCGACTGGCAGGACCTCGCGGCGGAGCAGGTTGAACTTTTCCAGACGGACATGGAGGCGCTGAATGTCCTGGCGCCGGACCATTACGTTGGCGCCGTGGAGTCGATTGGCCTCATCGTCCCCGAGGTGGAGCGGCTGGTCAGCCTGGGGCTGGCCTACCAGGTTCCCGGCAGCAACGGGGAACCCGACGGGGATGTCTATTACGACGTCGAAGCGGCCGGCAAGCAGTCAACGGCACCTGATGCCTGGTCCCTGGGATGCATCTCCCACCTTGGCGAAAGCACCATGCTGGAGCTTTTTGCCGAACGCGGCGGAGACCCGGGCCGCGCCGGGAAGCGGCAGGCCCTTGATCCGCTGCTGTGGCGGGTGGAACGGCCCGGCGAGCCAAGCTGGCCCGGTGGAAGCCTGGGCGCGGGCAGGCCCGGCTGGCACATCGAATGTACAGTGATCGCCCAAAAATACCTGCCCTCGCCCTTCACGGTGCAGGGAGGCGGTTCGGACCTCATCTTCCCGCACCATGAGATGGGTGCCGGCCATGCATACTCGTTGGCCGGGGTACCGCTTGCCCGGCACTACGCACACGCCGGCATGGTGGGGCTCGACGGGGAGAAGATGAGCAAGTCCAAGGGCAACCTGGTGCTGGTCTCCAGGCTTCGCGCCGCCGGTGAAGACCCGGCAGCAATCCGCCTTGCCATCCTGGCCCACCACTACCGTTCCGACTGGTCCTGGACGAATGAAGGCTTCACCGCTGCCAAGGCAGACCTTGCAGCGTGGCGGAAGGCCCTCGACCACGCCCCGGAAGGTTCGGGCCGCGAACTGCTGGCCGACATGCGGGCGGCGCTGGCAGCGGACCTCAACGCGCCCGCCGCAGTCGCCGCAGTCTCGCGCTGGGCACGTTCAGCGAACGACGGCGGTGCTGCCGCCAGCCCCGCCGACAGCAGCCTGGTCAGGGACGCGGTGGACGCCCTTCTTGGCATCCGGCTCTAG
- a CDS encoding PAC2 family protein gives MNSFEGDTAEQGAGPERERFLQPVADGQRVTVMLAAFEGWNDAGEAASDSLRYLNKLWGGKKVASIDADEYYDFQFTRPTVRRNSAGERKIKWPSTRIYKASAPNSNVDVIFVQGTEPSYKWRAYTAELLVHAEALKVDYVVLVGALLADVPHSRPIPVSTSSDDAQLRERMNLEASQYEGPVGIVGVLSEVALLAGLPTVSLWAAVPHYVAQAPSPKAQLALLHRIEELLQVPLDTHELAEEADAWERGVDELATEDPEIAAYVRQLEEAKDTADLPEASGESIAREFERYLKRRGQDRP, from the coding sequence ATGAATAGCTTCGAGGGAGACACCGCCGAACAAGGTGCCGGACCCGAGCGGGAACGGTTCCTGCAGCCGGTGGCTGACGGACAGCGCGTAACCGTAATGCTTGCCGCCTTTGAAGGGTGGAACGACGCCGGAGAGGCGGCCAGCGATTCGCTGCGGTACCTGAACAAGTTGTGGGGTGGCAAGAAAGTCGCATCCATTGATGCGGACGAGTACTACGACTTCCAGTTCACGCGCCCCACGGTCCGCAGGAACTCTGCCGGTGAACGCAAGATCAAATGGCCTTCCACCAGGATCTACAAAGCCTCGGCGCCCAACTCCAACGTGGACGTCATCTTTGTGCAGGGAACCGAGCCGTCCTATAAATGGCGCGCTTACACCGCGGAGTTGCTGGTCCATGCAGAGGCTTTGAAAGTGGACTACGTGGTGCTGGTGGGTGCACTGCTGGCGGATGTTCCGCACAGCCGCCCCATTCCGGTCAGCACGTCGTCCGATGACGCCCAGCTCCGGGAACGCATGAACCTGGAAGCCTCGCAGTACGAAGGCCCGGTGGGGATCGTGGGGGTCCTGTCCGAGGTGGCACTGCTGGCCGGGCTCCCCACCGTATCGTTGTGGGCCGCGGTGCCGCACTACGTGGCACAGGCCCCCTCCCCCAAAGCCCAGCTTGCCCTGCTGCACCGCATCGAGGAACTGCTGCAGGTGCCGCTGGACACCCACGAGCTGGCGGAGGAGGCGGACGCATGGGAGCGCGGCGTCGACGAGCTGGCCACCGAGGACCCGGAAATTGCTGCCTACGTCCGGCAGCTGGAGGAAGCCAAGGACACCGCCGACCTTCCTGAGGCCAGCGGCGAGTCCATTGCCCGCGAATTTGAGCGGTACCTGAAGCGGCGGGGCCAGGACCGGCCCTGA
- a CDS encoding HAD family phosphatase: MRFPATGSPLKAVLWDMDGTIVDTEPYWIAAERALVEAHGGTWSHDQAMQLVGQSLTFSAGLLQQAGVELEIREIIDALTAQVISSVQQQVPWRPGARELLEELHLAGVRCALVTMSEGPLARQVVASLPRPYFEVLVTGDTVTQGKPHPEAYLTAVELLQESDPDLGIHHCVALEDSVPGVAAAVASGVATVAVPHIVPLPDDGSYALWDSLAGRGLVELEALLPGAQATVPAATAAGDSRG, from the coding sequence ATGCGATTTCCTGCCACCGGTTCCCCGCTCAAAGCTGTCCTATGGGACATGGACGGAACCATCGTGGACACCGAGCCATACTGGATTGCCGCGGAGCGTGCCCTGGTGGAGGCCCATGGCGGCACCTGGAGCCACGACCAGGCCATGCAACTGGTGGGCCAGTCACTGACGTTCTCCGCCGGCCTGCTCCAGCAGGCAGGCGTCGAGCTGGAAATCCGCGAGATCATCGACGCCCTGACCGCCCAGGTCATCAGCAGCGTCCAGCAGCAGGTGCCATGGCGCCCAGGCGCCCGGGAACTCCTCGAAGAACTGCACCTGGCAGGCGTGCGCTGCGCCCTGGTCACCATGTCCGAGGGGCCGCTGGCCCGCCAAGTGGTGGCCAGCCTTCCCCGCCCCTACTTTGAAGTCCTGGTCACGGGTGACACCGTGACCCAGGGCAAACCGCACCCCGAGGCCTACCTGACCGCCGTCGAACTGCTCCAGGAAAGCGATCCTGATCTCGGAATCCACCACTGCGTTGCCCTCGAGGATTCCGTACCGGGCGTGGCCGCGGCCGTAGCCTCCGGCGTCGCCACGGTGGCTGTCCCGCACATCGTTCCACTGCCCGACGACGGCAGCTACGCACTCTGGGACTCCCTGGCCGGCCGCGGCCTGGTGGAGCTTGAAGCCCTGCTCCCCGGGGCGCAGGCAACGGTGCCGGCCGCCACCGCCGCTGGTGACTCCCGTGGCTGA
- a CDS encoding site-2 protease family protein, with the protein MPLGRIAGVPVVLAYSWFVIAAFTVIAYGPVLARNNPMLGMSAYLVAFAYAVLLLLSVLVHELAHALTAKIYGWPTQKIVLNLWGGHTQFESFTSSPGRSVLVALAGPAANFVLAGGAWLVLGTNSLGSVAEILTNIFMWANFLIAVFNVLPGLPLDGGRIVESIVWKATGSQAKGTVAAGWGGRIIVLAIAYWFLLRPYLAGDQPDFSLLMITILVGGFLWMGASASIQQGTLRARLPLVSAAGLSTPAVGVPASGTVRDALRLAAEGTKSVVVCGPDGRPQGVVDPGALASVPDAAADSTPVTAISFPLAAGAYVPEWSKGQELIQFLSQVEGRHYAVVDHNGKVTGLLTQDVVLAAITGRRQRTDRHPQGQNR; encoded by the coding sequence ATCCCGCTGGGACGCATTGCCGGCGTTCCTGTCGTGCTTGCTTACTCCTGGTTTGTGATCGCGGCCTTCACCGTCATCGCGTACGGGCCCGTGTTGGCGCGGAACAACCCCATGCTGGGCATGAGCGCCTATCTCGTGGCCTTCGCCTACGCCGTCCTGCTCCTGCTCTCGGTGCTGGTCCATGAACTCGCGCACGCCCTCACGGCGAAAATCTACGGATGGCCCACCCAGAAGATCGTCCTCAACCTCTGGGGCGGGCACACCCAGTTCGAGAGCTTCACGTCTTCCCCCGGCCGGTCCGTCCTGGTGGCGTTGGCCGGACCGGCGGCCAATTTTGTCCTCGCCGGCGGAGCCTGGCTGGTCCTGGGCACCAACAGCCTGGGAAGTGTCGCCGAGATCCTGACGAACATCTTCATGTGGGCCAACTTCCTCATCGCCGTCTTCAATGTCCTGCCGGGCTTGCCGCTGGACGGTGGGCGCATTGTCGAATCCATCGTGTGGAAGGCCACCGGGAGCCAGGCGAAAGGAACCGTGGCAGCCGGCTGGGGTGGGCGCATCATCGTCCTGGCGATCGCTTACTGGTTCCTCCTTCGCCCCTACCTCGCCGGCGACCAGCCGGACTTCAGCCTCCTGATGATCACCATCCTGGTGGGCGGCTTCCTGTGGATGGGTGCCTCGGCTTCCATCCAGCAGGGCACGCTGCGGGCACGGCTGCCGCTGGTCAGCGCAGCGGGATTGTCGACGCCGGCCGTTGGGGTGCCTGCCTCGGGCACTGTCCGTGACGCCCTCCGCCTGGCGGCAGAAGGAACGAAGTCCGTGGTGGTGTGCGGACCGGACGGCCGGCCGCAGGGTGTGGTGGACCCCGGCGCATTGGCCTCGGTGCCCGACGCCGCAGCCGATTCGACGCCAGTCACCGCCATTTCGTTTCCCTTGGCTGCGGGAGCCTATGTTCCCGAGTGGTCCAAGGGGCAGGAGCTGATCCAGTTTCTTTCGCAGGTTGAGGGACGGCACTACGCAGTGGTGGACCACAATGGCAAAGTCACCGGGCTGCTCACCCAGGACGTTGTCCTCGCGGCCATCACAGGGAGGCGCCAGCGCACCGATAGGCACCCGCAGGGCCAGAACCGGTAG
- a CDS encoding tRNA (adenine-N1)-methyltransferase, which translates to MSSETAVNDATGAAQAGAAASGSQPVGAARRRGPFREGERVQLTDERGRMNTITLERGGAFHTHRGFLNHDEIIGKVDGSVVVNNVGQQYQTLRPLLSDFVLSMPRGAAVVYPKDAGQIVTMADIFPGARVVEAGVGSGALSISLLRAVGDNGYLHSFERREEFADIARGNVETIFGGPHPAWQISLGDFQEEVVKAEEPGSVDRVVLDMLAPWECLDAVATVLAPGGVWINYVATVTQLSRTAEAIRADGRFTEPDAWESLVRGWHLEGLAVRPDHRMVAHTGFLLVTRRLADGVTGISVKRRPSKTEFNEEDVNAWTPGAVGERAVSDKKLRRAARDAIAGTNVVDTPEVTN; encoded by the coding sequence ATGAGCAGCGAAACTGCCGTCAACGACGCCACCGGAGCAGCGCAAGCCGGTGCTGCCGCCAGCGGCTCGCAGCCGGTGGGAGCCGCCCGTCGCCGCGGCCCCTTCAGGGAAGGCGAGCGTGTCCAGCTCACCGACGAACGTGGCCGCATGAATACCATCACGCTTGAACGCGGTGGCGCCTTCCATACGCACCGGGGCTTCCTGAACCACGATGAGATCATCGGCAAGGTGGACGGCTCCGTTGTGGTGAACAACGTCGGCCAGCAGTACCAGACCCTGCGCCCGCTGCTGTCCGACTTCGTGCTGTCCATGCCGCGCGGCGCCGCCGTGGTCTATCCCAAGGACGCCGGCCAGATCGTGACCATGGCGGATATCTTCCCCGGGGCCCGCGTGGTGGAGGCCGGCGTCGGCTCCGGTGCCTTGTCCATCTCCCTGCTCCGCGCCGTGGGGGACAACGGCTACCTGCACTCCTTCGAGCGGCGTGAAGAGTTTGCGGACATCGCCCGGGGAAACGTGGAGACCATCTTCGGCGGCCCGCATCCTGCATGGCAGATCTCGCTCGGCGACTTCCAGGAGGAAGTGGTCAAGGCTGAAGAGCCCGGCTCCGTGGACCGCGTGGTCCTGGACATGCTGGCGCCCTGGGAATGCCTCGACGCCGTCGCCACCGTGCTTGCGCCCGGCGGCGTCTGGATCAACTACGTAGCCACGGTCACCCAGCTCTCCCGTACGGCCGAGGCGATCCGCGCCGACGGCCGCTTCACTGAACCTGACGCCTGGGAATCGCTGGTCCGCGGCTGGCACCTTGAGGGTCTCGCGGTCCGGCCGGACCACCGGATGGTGGCCCACACCGGGTTCCTGCTGGTCACCCGCCGGCTCGCCGACGGTGTGACGGGCATCTCGGTCAAGCGGCGGCCGTCCAAGACCGAATTCAACGAAGAGGATGTCAATGCCTGGACTCCCGGTGCTGTTGGGGAGCGGGCGGTGTCAGACAAGAAGCTGCGGCGGGCAGCCCGGGACGCCATCGCCGGAACGAATGTGGTGGACACGCCCGAGGTTACGAACTAG